A window from Oncorhynchus mykiss isolate Arlee chromosome 9, USDA_OmykA_1.1, whole genome shotgun sequence encodes these proteins:
- the LOC110531705 gene encoding cytochrome b5 domain-containing protein 1: protein MRPTKYFTPTEVSLHNTLGDLWVSYLGKVYDLTPLVNEFKGDVLLKPIIECAGKDISHWFDPKTKDILTHIDPLSGCVKYYTPRGRFVHVPPPCPRTDWTNDFGRPWWRDTQYEVGLLSVKTRWIRIINTLTSQEQGLEVCSEETLNEILQRYLRYNSHAASYTWKHDCVNLDMSKTLEENGIPDEDEDFYNTRMDRDLFSQSICLYFNDDLTEL from the exons ATGCGGCCAACAAAGTATTTCACCCCAACAGAGGTGTCCCTTCATAACACCCTTGGCGACCTGTGGGTGTCATACCTGGGCAAGGTGTACGACTTGACACCATTGGTGAATGAATTTAAAG GGGATGTACTTCTGAAGCCTATCATTGAGTGTGCAGGAAAGGACATCAGCCACTGGTTTGACCCAAAGACAAAAGAT ATTCTGACCCACATTGACCCACTATCTGGGTGTGTGAAATACTACACCCCTAGGGGGCGCTTTGTGCACGTGCCCCCTCCCTGCCCTCGTACTGACTGGACCAATGACTTTGGGCGACCCTGGTGGAGAGATACGCAATATGAGGTGGGACTACTTTCTGTCAAGACCAGGTGGATCCGCATCATCAACACCCTCACATCCCAGGAACAGGGTCTGGAG gTGTGTTCCGAGGAGACCTTGAATGAGATTCTCCAGCGCTACCTCCGCTACAACTCTCACGCCGCCAGCTACACTTGGAAGCACGACTGTGTCAACCTGGACATGAGTAAAACGCTGGAGGAGAACGGCATCCCCGACGAGGACGAGGACTTCTACAACACACGCATGGACCGCGACCTCTTCTCCCAGTCCATCTGCCTATACTTCAACGACGACCTCACTGAACTTTGA
- the LOC110531706 gene encoding N-alpha-acetyltransferase 38, NatC auxiliary subunit isoform X1 has product MATMIEENGPSTHVGGRGELSSYSSRARQKLESLLNKNMRIRMTDGRTLVGLFLCTDRDCNVILGSAQEFLKSSDSFSQGEPRVLGLAMIPGHHVVSIEVESDSLVGTQGFGSSH; this is encoded by the exons ATGGCAACAATGATTGAAGAAAATGGTCCATCAACTCATGTAGGG GGGCGGGGCGAACTGTCATCTTACTCCTCCAGAGCACGGCAGAAGCTGGAGAGCCTGCTGAACAAAAACATGAGAATCAGAATGACAGATGGACGAACACTGGTGGGACTGTTCCTGTGCACAGACAGAGACTGCAACGTCATCCTGGGGTCCGCTCAGGAGTTCCTCAAATCCTCAG ACTCCTTCTCCCAGGGTGAGCCCAGAGTGCTGGGGTTAGCCATGATTCCTGGCCACCACGTGGTCTCTATCGAGGTGGAATCAGACAGCCTGGTCGGAACACAGGGGTTCGGGTCCAGCCACTGA
- the LOC110531706 gene encoding N-alpha-acetyltransferase 38, NatC auxiliary subunit isoform X2, whose translation MATMIEENGPSTHGRGELSSYSSRARQKLESLLNKNMRIRMTDGRTLVGLFLCTDRDCNVILGSAQEFLKSSDSFSQGEPRVLGLAMIPGHHVVSIEVESDSLVGTQGFGSSH comes from the exons ATGGCAACAATGATTGAAGAAAATGGTCCATCAACTCAT GGGCGGGGCGAACTGTCATCTTACTCCTCCAGAGCACGGCAGAAGCTGGAGAGCCTGCTGAACAAAAACATGAGAATCAGAATGACAGATGGACGAACACTGGTGGGACTGTTCCTGTGCACAGACAGAGACTGCAACGTCATCCTGGGGTCCGCTCAGGAGTTCCTCAAATCCTCAG ACTCCTTCTCCCAGGGTGAGCCCAGAGTGCTGGGGTTAGCCATGATTCCTGGCCACCACGTGGTCTCTATCGAGGTGGAATCAGACAGCCTGGTCGGAACACAGGGGTTCGGGTCCAGCCACTGA